The Roseibium sp. Sym1 nucleotide sequence CGAACAAGTGGGTGGCGCGATCCGCCCTGGGAGAGGTGGCGTGATGCTGCAAGTCAAGGCAATAGAGACATTCTACGGCGAAACCCAGGCGCTCTTCGGCCCCTCTCTGGAAGTCCGGAAGGCCGAAATTGTCGCATTGCTGGGACCAAACGGCGCTGGAAAGACGACGACCATTCGCTCGATCCTGGGCCTGTCCCCGCCCAAACGGGGACAGATCCGATTCGACGACAGGGACATCACGGCTCTGCCGACCCACAAGATATCACGGCTCGGCATCGGCTGGGTGCCCGACGACCGGCGCGTGTTCCCGACACTGACCGGCAAGCGGAACCTGGCGCTGGGAGCAAGAAAGACCCGGTTTCGCTCCTGGAGCGAAGAGGAAATGTGCGAGGTCTTTTCCGCGCTCCAGCATCTGCTCCCCCGCGAATGCGAGAACATGTCGGGCGGAGAATTGCAGATGGTTGCCATCAGCCGCGCACTCATGGGATCACCTGGCATCGTGCTGTTAGATGAGCCAAGCCAGGGCCTTGCCCCCAAGATTGTACAGGACGTGCTCAAGACGATTGTGCGGCTGAAGGATGAAGGTATTTCCTGCCTGCTGGTCGAGCAGAATGCTCTCGCCGCACTGGAGGTCTCCGACCGGGCCTATGTCATGGAGCGAGGCCAGATCATACACGAAGGACCTGCCCAGGAACTGCTGGACGACGCACCGCTGCGACGCCGGCTGATCGGGATGTAAATCATGACGAAAATGCTTGAAGTCCGAAACCTCGAAAAAGTCTATACGCGCAGCCGGTTCGATCGCACACCCACGTTCCGTCTCGCCGCAGATTTCGCAATCGAGAGCCCGGGTGTCATCGGAATGATGGGGCCGAACGGGTCGGGAAAGACAACTCTGTTTGAACTTGTGACCGGCTCGAATGCACCGACTTCCGGCGAAGTTCTCGTCGCTGGTCGCAACATTCACAAGGTTCGCACGGATCAGCGGGACCGACTGGCGATCCACTACCATCAGTCCTATCAGGTGCGCCATTTCCGGTCGTTCAAACCGAACGTGTTCATGGAACCGGCACGATCGAATTATCCGCTCTTGCACCTCTTCGACGAACCGCAATTCAACACGCAGGATGGTTACATCGGTTTCATGCTGGATTTCTTCCGCAAGCTTCGCAAGGACGGCCGGCTGGTCTTCCTGTGCGTCCACCCCAACGAGCGGTTCCACCTGGAGATCGTCCAGGAGATCTGTGAGAGCTTCCTCTTCGTCGAAAAGGGAACCGTAGCAGCTTTTTCCGATTATGCGTCGCTGCTCGAGCATGACCCGGCGCGGGCCTATCTCGGCGACTTGCTGATGGAGCGGGCAGCATGAGCGGATGCTTCCACAAACGCGCCTATAAGATCCCGGTCTCGGCAGACTCGGTCAAGGCGGACTTCCCCGATTTCTCCTTCGGCACCTTTCGCGATCCCCAGGGCCAGATCTGGAGGGATTTCGTGCACGACACCGACGAATTCGTTGTCGTCGCTGACGGCACAATGGAAATAGAAGTCGCCGGCGAAACAGCTCGGTGCGAACCGGGTGATTTGGTGCGCATTCCGGCAAATGCCTCCCATACCTTGATCACGAAGTCCGCTGGCGGGTCGGTCTGGCACTACGGCTACGGACACTTCGGAGGTGACAATGACTGAAGCACTCAAGGTCGCCGTTGTCGGGTGCGGCCTGATCAGCCTCTATCATCTCAGGGCCTGGCAGTCGGCAGGGGCGGAGATTGTCGCCGTTTGCGACACCGACAGGACGAAGGCGGAGGCCAGAGCTGCCGAATTCAGCGTGTCCCGCGTCTACGCGGACGCCGGTGAGATGTTTGCCGACGGCGGGTTCGACGCGGTCGACATCGCAGCATCAGTCGGCGCTCACGCACCGGTGGCCCGCCTGGCCGCCGACCACGGCGTCCATCTCATGTGCCAGAAGCCTCTGACCGAAACCGTCGCGGAAGCGGAAGCGCTGATAGCCTATGTGGGAGACCGTGTGCGCTTCATGGTGCACGAGAACTACCGCTTCCGGCCGCACTACATGACGGTTCGACGCTGGATCGCCGAGGACCGCATCGGTCAGGTCCGGCACGCGTCGATTGCCTGCCGGGGATCCGGTTTGTGCCCTCGTGAAGGAACGGTCCCCTTCCTGGTGGAGCGTCAACCCTACCTGACGGGCTTCAAACGCAATCTCGTCTTCGAGACGATGATCCATCATCTGGACGTGCTGCGCTGCCTGTGCGGTCCGCTCAAGGTGGTTTCGGCCAGGCTGAACCGATTGGCCGAGGGGCTGCCGGGAGAGGACACGGCCGCCATTCTCCTGGAGGGAGAAGACGGTTTCATTGCAACGGCCGACGGCTGCCTCGTAGCCCCCGGCTATCCGCCGCTTCACGGCGACCGCCTGGAAGTGATCGGCACCAGGGGGACCATCGTCATGGAGCTCAATCGCATTTTCTTGGTCGGTGAGGAGGACAAGGCCGAGGAAGTCGATCTTCTTGGGCGCTACCAGGAGTGTTTTGACCTTGCCATGAAAGCCTTTGTCGCCGGTCTGCGTGACAAAACTCCGTTTGAGACAGACCGTCTCGATAATCTGGAAACGTTGCGCCTGATGGAAAGTGTCTATCGTGCAGTGGGCGTGGAGGTCGGATCATGAACCATCCCACCGGCAGCCTCACACCTGAAATAGATCTCGGCAGGATCGACCGATTGTTCAACATCGACGGTCTGCGGGTCTTTCTTCCCGGCGGCTATGGCGCAATCGGCGAAGCAATTGCGATCGCGATGGCCCGGCTTGGAGCAAGGGTCGTCATTGCTGGCCCATCGTTCGACAAGGCAACCAGGCTTGCCGAACGGATAGCTGATTATGGTGGCACGGCCGACGGACTTGAACTTGATGCAAGGCACGTGGCTTCGATCGAACAGTGCACGCAAGAGGCGGTCAAGCTGATGGGTGGTATCGACGTCCTCGTCAATTGCGTCGGCGTGCAACGTGAACAGGCGCTGATGGAGGTTACCGAAGAGACCTTCGACGAGGTCTACCAGACCAATCTCAAATCGGCGATGTTTCTGGCGCAATCAGTGGCGCGGGACCAGATCGCGCGCGGCAGCGGCGGCCGTCAGATCCACCTGCTTTCGGTGCGGTCCCAACTGGCCTTGAGAGGACGCGGATATTCCGCCTATTGCGCGACAAAAGGCGGGCTGGTGATGCTCGTGAAGCAACATGCCATGGAGCTGGCGCCGCATGGCATAACCGTTAATGGTGTCGCTCCCACTTTCATTCAGTCCGATCGGATCCGGCCTCACCTGGACAAACCGTCTTTCAAGGACTTCATCCTGGAGCGCAATCCGCTAGGCCGCATCGGCGATCCTCTGGAAGTGGCCGGTCAAGTCATCGCCTTCGCATCCGACGCCGGCAGCTACATGACGGGCCAGGTTGTCTATGTCGATGGCGGGGTCACGGCATCGCAATGACCTCTAGACTTCGATCATCCAGATGGTTCGACACCGACGACCTGCGCGGCTTCGGACACCGCTCCCGCCTGATGCAGATGGGTTATTCCCGGGAAGACTGGAATGGCCGCCCGGTGATAGCCATCATCAACACCTGGTCCGATATCAACCCGTGTCACGCGCATTTCCGGCAACGCGTCGACGACGTGAAACGCGGCGTCTTGCAGGCAGGCGGGTTTCCGATTGAACTCCCCGCGCTGTCTCTTTCGGAGAATTTCGTCAAACCGACAACCATGCTCTACCGGAACCTGCTCGCGCTTGAAACGGAAGAACTCCTGCGGTCCCATCCGGTGGATGGTGCTGTCCTGATGGGTGGCTGTGACAAGACCACGCCCGGTCTCCTGCTCGGAGCCATTTCCATGGATCTGCCGGTGATCTTCATGCCGGCCGGTCCCATGCTGCGCGGCAACTTGCGTGGTGAAGTGCTGGGATCGGGAGCCGACACCTGGAAGTACTGGGATGAAAGGCGCGCCGGCAGGATCGACAAAGCGGAGTGGCAGGCGGTCGAGGCGGGAATCGCGCGTTCTTACGGCCACTGCATGACCATGGGTACCGCAGCGACCATGACAGCGATTGCCGATGCACTCGGCTTCTGCCTCACCGGTTCGTCGTCCATTCCAGCTGCTGACGCCAACCACATCCGTCTTGCGACGGCCTGCGGCCGCCGCGCGGTGGAACTCGTGCACGAGAACCTGCGTCCATCCTCCCTCCTGTCCCGAGCCTCGTTCGACAATGCACTTGCAGTTGCCATGGCGATGGGGTGCTCGACCAACGCCATCATTCACCTGATCGCCCTGTCCCGCAGAGCCGGGTTCGACCTTACCCTCAATGACTTTGGCGTCGCCGGCCAAAGGGTCCCGGTTCTGGCGAATATCCGGCCGTCGGGTGAAAAATATCTCATGGAGGACTTCTATTACGCGGGCGGCTTGC carries:
- a CDS encoding ABC transporter ATP-binding protein, whose protein sequence is MLQVKAIETFYGETQALFGPSLEVRKAEIVALLGPNGAGKTTTIRSILGLSPPKRGQIRFDDRDITALPTHKISRLGIGWVPDDRRVFPTLTGKRNLALGARKTRFRSWSEEEMCEVFSALQHLLPRECENMSGGELQMVAISRALMGSPGIVLLDEPSQGLAPKIVQDVLKTIVRLKDEGISCLLVEQNALAALEVSDRAYVMERGQIIHEGPAQELLDDAPLRRRLIGM
- a CDS encoding ATP-binding cassette domain-containing protein; the encoded protein is MTKMLEVRNLEKVYTRSRFDRTPTFRLAADFAIESPGVIGMMGPNGSGKTTLFELVTGSNAPTSGEVLVAGRNIHKVRTDQRDRLAIHYHQSYQVRHFRSFKPNVFMEPARSNYPLLHLFDEPQFNTQDGYIGFMLDFFRKLRKDGRLVFLCVHPNERFHLEIVQEICESFLFVEKGTVAAFSDYASLLEHDPARAYLGDLLMERAA
- a CDS encoding cupin domain-containing protein, which codes for MSGCFHKRAYKIPVSADSVKADFPDFSFGTFRDPQGQIWRDFVHDTDEFVVVADGTMEIEVAGETARCEPGDLVRIPANASHTLITKSAGGSVWHYGYGHFGGDND
- a CDS encoding Gfo/Idh/MocA family protein; translation: MTEALKVAVVGCGLISLYHLRAWQSAGAEIVAVCDTDRTKAEARAAEFSVSRVYADAGEMFADGGFDAVDIAASVGAHAPVARLAADHGVHLMCQKPLTETVAEAEALIAYVGDRVRFMVHENYRFRPHYMTVRRWIAEDRIGQVRHASIACRGSGLCPREGTVPFLVERQPYLTGFKRNLVFETMIHHLDVLRCLCGPLKVVSARLNRLAEGLPGEDTAAILLEGEDGFIATADGCLVAPGYPPLHGDRLEVIGTRGTIVMELNRIFLVGEEDKAEEVDLLGRYQECFDLAMKAFVAGLRDKTPFETDRLDNLETLRLMESVYRAVGVEVGS
- a CDS encoding SDR family NAD(P)-dependent oxidoreductase encodes the protein MNHPTGSLTPEIDLGRIDRLFNIDGLRVFLPGGYGAIGEAIAIAMARLGARVVIAGPSFDKATRLAERIADYGGTADGLELDARHVASIEQCTQEAVKLMGGIDVLVNCVGVQREQALMEVTEETFDEVYQTNLKSAMFLAQSVARDQIARGSGGRQIHLLSVRSQLALRGRGYSAYCATKGGLVMLVKQHAMELAPHGITVNGVAPTFIQSDRIRPHLDKPSFKDFILERNPLGRIGDPLEVAGQVIAFASDAGSYMTGQVVYVDGGVTASQ
- the araD gene encoding L-arabinonate dehydratase, encoding MTSRLRSSRWFDTDDLRGFGHRSRLMQMGYSREDWNGRPVIAIINTWSDINPCHAHFRQRVDDVKRGVLQAGGFPIELPALSLSENFVKPTTMLYRNLLALETEELLRSHPVDGAVLMGGCDKTTPGLLLGAISMDLPVIFMPAGPMLRGNLRGEVLGSGADTWKYWDERRAGRIDKAEWQAVEAGIARSYGHCMTMGTAATMTAIADALGFCLTGSSSIPAADANHIRLATACGRRAVELVHENLRPSSLLSRASFDNALAVAMAMGCSTNAIIHLIALSRRAGFDLTLNDFGVAGQRVPVLANIRPSGEKYLMEDFYYAGGLRALMAQMTGLLEVTAHTVSGKNLGEEIEGAEVYLPDVIRTLDDPVSTEPAMAVLRGNLAPYGAVMKPSAADKRLLRHRGPALVFDSYRDMKAQIDDPALEATPDTVLVMRGAGPQGGPGMPEWGMLPIPKYLLEQGVRDMLRISDARMSGTSYGACILHVAPEAHVGGPLALVRTGDIIRVDAKKGQLEMEVSDAELAQRRSVWTRPAEKFGRGYGWAYAAHVLQADQGCDFDFLETGFGAAVPEPEIL